One Lacticaseibacillus rhamnosus genomic window carries:
- the rapZ gene encoding RNase adapter RapZ, giving the protein MTESLDLVIITGMSGAGKTVAMQAFEDLGYFCVDNMPPALLPKFWELVKESGKISKVALVVDLRSRAFYDQIIDMLANLDNNAYVHSRILFLDATDEELVSRYKETRRSHPLAMEGRLMDGIKKERVLLTELRNRAQVVIDTTTLSPRQLREKIFLNFKENNSQPAFHIEVMSFGFKYGLPIDADIVMDVRFLPNPFYIKAYRPKTGLDPDVYDYVMDNEDAESFYNKFYALLAEIMPKYKAEGKTSVTIAIGCTGGQHRSVAFAERIGKAFSDAYAVDITHRDIKKHKETVNRS; this is encoded by the coding sequence ATGACTGAAAGTTTGGATCTTGTTATTATTACCGGAATGTCTGGCGCAGGTAAGACTGTCGCCATGCAAGCATTTGAGGATTTGGGGTACTTTTGCGTTGATAATATGCCACCTGCACTATTGCCTAAGTTTTGGGAATTGGTGAAGGAATCCGGCAAGATTTCAAAAGTTGCGCTTGTCGTCGATCTGCGCAGTCGGGCTTTTTACGATCAAATCATCGATATGCTGGCAAATTTAGATAACAATGCGTATGTTCATTCCCGAATTTTATTTTTGGATGCTACCGACGAAGAATTGGTATCCCGTTATAAAGAAACCCGCCGTTCACATCCCCTGGCAATGGAAGGCCGGTTGATGGATGGCATTAAAAAGGAACGGGTGTTATTAACTGAGCTGCGTAATCGTGCGCAAGTGGTCATTGATACGACGACTTTAAGCCCGCGACAGTTACGCGAAAAAATCTTCCTGAACTTCAAAGAAAATAATAGCCAACCGGCGTTTCATATTGAAGTCATGTCCTTTGGTTTTAAGTACGGCTTACCGATTGATGCCGATATTGTGATGGATGTCCGGTTCTTGCCTAATCCGTTTTATATCAAGGCCTATCGCCCGAAAACCGGCTTGGATCCGGACGTTTATGATTATGTGATGGACAACGAAGACGCGGAAAGTTTTTACAATAAGTTTTACGCTTTGTTGGCCGAAATCATGCCTAAGTATAAGGCTGAAGGGAAAACCAGCGTGACCATTGCTATTGGCTGCACCGGGGGACAACATCGCAGCGTAGCGTTTGCAGAACGTATTGGCAAAGCCTTTTCCGATGCTTATGCGGTTGACATCACACATCGGGACATTAAGAAGCATAAGGAGACGGTGAATCGTTCATGA
- a CDS encoding gluconeogenesis factor YvcK family protein codes for MSRETKFIRVIRGRRPKVVVIGGGTGLPVILHSLHEQDADVTAIVTVADDGGSSGTIRNYINVVPPGDIRNVLVALSELPSLYLDIFQYRFNTTDAFFAGHAIGNLIIAALSEMKGGIFPAVQQLSEMMQVDGHVYPASNTPLTLNAEFTDGTKLSGEAEITAAGKNIKHISVSETDPANGEPKAVQEVIDAIMDADVVVLGPGSLFTSILPNLMIGNLGDAVKKTKAEVIYIVNIMTQKGETQNFTDADHVRVLNEQMGENFVDTVLVNIEPVPDNYLDHQKYNEILTPVKHNYQGLRDMGCRVISEDFLKLRDRGVFHDGDKVAKEILNLAFQVSAKTRR; via the coding sequence ATGAGTCGTGAAACTAAATTTATTCGGGTTATTCGCGGTCGGCGTCCTAAAGTCGTCGTGATTGGTGGAGGAACTGGCTTACCGGTGATTTTGCATAGTTTACATGAGCAAGATGCCGATGTGACAGCGATTGTGACGGTTGCCGATGATGGCGGTTCGTCAGGGACGATTCGCAATTATATTAATGTCGTGCCGCCTGGTGATATTCGTAACGTTTTGGTTGCCTTATCGGAATTGCCGAGTTTGTATCTGGACATTTTTCAATATCGCTTTAATACGACTGATGCTTTTTTTGCCGGTCACGCGATTGGAAATTTGATTATTGCGGCTTTGTCAGAGATGAAAGGCGGCATTTTCCCGGCTGTTCAGCAGTTAAGCGAGATGATGCAGGTTGATGGGCATGTCTATCCCGCCAGCAATACGCCGCTGACCTTGAATGCCGAGTTTACTGACGGTACAAAGTTGTCCGGCGAGGCGGAAATAACCGCAGCCGGGAAGAACATTAAGCATATTTCCGTGTCCGAGACTGATCCGGCTAATGGTGAACCCAAAGCCGTCCAAGAAGTGATTGATGCGATCATGGATGCGGATGTGGTGGTGCTGGGACCAGGCAGTCTGTTCACCAGTATCTTGCCCAACTTGATGATTGGTAACCTCGGGGATGCGGTGAAAAAGACCAAGGCAGAAGTGATCTACATTGTTAATATCATGACGCAAAAAGGCGAAACGCAAAACTTTACCGATGCCGATCATGTTCGCGTCTTAAACGAGCAAATGGGTGAGAACTTTGTTGATACGGTGTTGGTCAATATTGAGCCGGTACCGGATAATTATTTGGATCACCAAAAATATAACGAAATTTTGACGCCGGTGAAGCATAATTATCAGGGACTACGGGATATGGGCTGTCGCGTCATTTCAGAAGACTTTTTGAAACTGCGCGATCGTGGCGTTTTCCATGATGGTGATAAGGTGGCCAAGGAGATTTTGAACTTAGCCTTTCAAGTAAGTGCCAAAACGCGGAGGTGA
- the uvrA gene encoding excinuclease ABC subunit UvrA, whose amino-acid sequence MANDKIVIHGARAHNLKNIDVTIPRNKLVVMTGLSGSGKSSLAFDTLYAEGQRRYVESLSAYARQFLGQMEKPDVDSIDGLSPAISIDQKTTSKNPRSTVGTVTEINDYLRLLWARVGHPICPNDGTPITSQSVEQMVDRVLALPEKSRIQILSPIVRRKKGSHKKVFAKIMREGYVRMRVDGEVMDATADYELDKNKAHDIDIVIDRIVVKPEARSRLFDSFEAALRLSEGYANVDVIGGDTLRFSEHFACPICGFTIGEMEPRLFSFNAPFGACPECDGLGVKLTVDMDLVVPDPSMTLAQGAIAPWNPISSQYYPELLAQAATAFKVRMDVPFKKLTKRERNVVLNGSDGKPFHFHYENDFGGVRDVDVPFEGVLTNISRRYAETNSDFTRQQMRGYMTALPCPVCHGKRLNRQALAVKISGRDIAEVSDLAIKDALPFFKQVHLSEAETVIAQPIVKEVVDRLTFLVNVGLGYLTLSRSAGTLSGGEAQRIRLATQIGSNLSGVMYVLDEPSIGLHQRDNDRLIASLKKMRDLGNTLIVVEHDEDTMRAADYLIDVGPGAGEHGGRIMASGTPKQVARVRKSITGQYLSGRKFIPVPLKRRPGNGKVIRLEGASDHNLKHINVDFPLGKFIVVSGVSGSGKSTLVNSILRRALAQKLNHNSEKPGPYDKILGYKNIEKLINIDQSPIGRTPRSNPATYTSVFDDIRGLFAETNEAKLRGYKKGRFSFNIKGGRCENCKGDGIIKIEMNFLPDVYVPCEVCHGKRYNSETLEVTYKGKNIAEVLDMTVEEATAFFKNIPKIRRKLQTIVDVGLGYVKLGQSATTLSGGEAQRMKLASELQKLSTGKNFYILDEPTTGLHTDDIKRLLEVLERLVDEGNTVLVIEHNLDVVKTADWVIDLGPEGGDGGGQVIATGTPEEVAEVADSYTGQYLKPVLIRDTKRTKEAAAGSSKQAKATKTSTK is encoded by the coding sequence ATGGCAAATGATAAAATTGTAATCCACGGGGCTCGGGCCCATAACTTAAAAAATATTGATGTGACGATTCCGCGCAATAAGCTTGTGGTCATGACGGGCCTTTCTGGTTCCGGTAAGTCGAGTCTGGCGTTTGATACGTTATATGCAGAAGGCCAGCGCCGCTATGTCGAAAGCTTATCTGCTTATGCACGCCAGTTTCTTGGTCAAATGGAGAAACCGGATGTTGATTCGATTGATGGTCTCAGTCCGGCAATTTCGATTGATCAAAAGACGACTTCCAAGAATCCGCGCTCGACAGTTGGAACGGTCACTGAAATTAATGATTACTTGCGACTGTTGTGGGCGCGGGTCGGGCATCCGATTTGTCCTAACGATGGGACGCCGATTACCAGTCAAAGTGTTGAACAAATGGTGGACCGCGTCTTGGCTTTGCCGGAAAAGAGCCGCATTCAGATTCTGTCACCGATTGTGCGGCGGAAAAAAGGCAGCCATAAGAAAGTCTTTGCCAAAATTATGCGTGAAGGGTATGTCCGGATGCGCGTTGACGGTGAAGTCATGGATGCCACAGCGGATTATGAACTAGACAAAAACAAAGCCCATGATATTGATATCGTGATTGATCGGATTGTGGTGAAGCCAGAAGCCCGCAGTCGGTTATTTGACTCTTTTGAAGCGGCGTTGCGGCTTTCGGAAGGATACGCTAATGTTGACGTCATTGGTGGCGATACATTGCGTTTTTCGGAACATTTTGCTTGCCCGATTTGCGGGTTTACGATTGGTGAAATGGAGCCGCGGTTATTTTCATTTAATGCGCCATTTGGAGCGTGCCCGGAATGTGACGGGCTGGGTGTGAAGTTGACTGTTGACATGGATCTGGTTGTACCGGATCCAAGTATGACTTTAGCTCAAGGTGCCATTGCCCCATGGAATCCAATTAGTTCGCAATATTACCCGGAACTGTTGGCACAAGCGGCAACTGCCTTTAAGGTGCGAATGGATGTACCGTTTAAAAAACTGACCAAGCGCGAACGGAATGTTGTTCTCAATGGCAGTGATGGCAAGCCATTCCACTTTCATTATGAAAATGACTTCGGCGGTGTTCGCGATGTTGATGTGCCGTTTGAAGGCGTTTTGACCAACATTTCCCGGCGTTATGCCGAGACAAATAGCGACTTCACCCGGCAACAGATGCGCGGTTATATGACGGCTTTGCCTTGTCCGGTTTGTCATGGGAAACGGCTCAATCGTCAGGCACTCGCGGTTAAGATCTCCGGACGTGACATCGCTGAAGTATCTGACTTGGCCATTAAGGATGCGCTGCCGTTTTTCAAGCAAGTACATTTGAGCGAAGCCGAGACCGTGATTGCTCAGCCAATTGTCAAAGAAGTGGTGGATCGGTTAACTTTTCTTGTCAACGTGGGCCTCGGCTATTTGACCTTAAGTCGAAGCGCGGGGACGCTGTCAGGCGGTGAAGCGCAACGAATTCGATTGGCCACACAAATCGGTTCTAATCTAAGTGGTGTGATGTATGTGCTTGACGAGCCATCTATTGGGTTGCATCAGCGCGACAACGACCGTTTAATTGCCTCGCTGAAGAAAATGCGTGATTTAGGCAACACGCTAATCGTTGTGGAGCACGATGAAGACACGATGCGTGCAGCCGATTATCTAATTGATGTAGGTCCTGGCGCGGGTGAGCATGGTGGTCGAATCATGGCATCAGGAACCCCCAAGCAAGTCGCCCGCGTGCGTAAATCAATTACCGGCCAATATTTATCGGGTCGCAAGTTTATCCCGGTACCGTTAAAACGACGGCCGGGCAATGGCAAAGTGATTCGGCTGGAAGGTGCGTCTGATCACAACTTGAAGCATATCAATGTCGATTTTCCTTTAGGTAAGTTCATTGTTGTTTCCGGCGTTTCCGGATCAGGTAAATCGACGCTGGTTAATTCGATTTTGCGGCGGGCACTGGCGCAAAAGTTAAACCACAATTCCGAAAAACCCGGGCCATATGATAAGATTCTCGGCTATAAAAATATCGAGAAACTCATCAACATTGACCAGAGTCCGATTGGGCGTACACCGCGGAGTAATCCGGCAACGTATACCAGTGTTTTTGATGACATTCGCGGTTTGTTTGCGGAAACCAATGAAGCCAAGTTGCGGGGGTATAAAAAGGGACGGTTCAGCTTCAATATTAAAGGCGGACGCTGCGAGAATTGTAAAGGTGACGGCATCATCAAGATTGAAATGAACTTCCTGCCTGATGTTTACGTTCCATGTGAAGTCTGTCACGGCAAACGATATAATTCCGAAACTCTGGAAGTCACTTACAAGGGCAAGAATATTGCTGAAGTTCTGGATATGACCGTTGAAGAAGCAACCGCATTCTTTAAAAACATTCCTAAGATTCGCCGGAAGTTACAGACGATTGTCGACGTCGGTTTGGGTTATGTGAAGCTTGGTCAGAGTGCCACCACTTTATCAGGCGGGGAAGCACAGCGGATGAAGTTGGCAAGTGAATTGCAAAAGCTATCAACGGGTAAAAACTTCTACATTCTCGATGAACCAACAACGGGATTACACACCGATGATATTAAGCGGTTGTTGGAAGTCCTCGAACGGCTGGTGGATGAAGGTAACACAGTCCTGGTGATCGAGCATAATCTGGATGTTGTCAAAACGGCTGATTGGGTCATTGACCTAGGACCGGAAGGCGGAGATGGCGGTGGTCAGGTGATTGCTACCGGTACACCTGAAGAAGTTGCCGAGGTAGCAGACAGTTACACCGGCCAGTACCTTAAACCGGTTTTAATTCGTGACACCAAACGGACGAAAGAAGCCGCGGCCGGTTCGTCTAAGCAGGCAAAAGCGACTAAAACATCGACGAAATAG
- a CDS encoding HdeD family acid-resistance protein, with translation MLNRKSFGFDWGQFITGILFLIAAFVVLRYPLATLKTVTFIFAVVAIIRGIAILAGYSTLRQFTGKLAWISLLMGIFDLVIGLVFLLNAGFGMATITMMFAIWFLVDSVGSLFNVGHLRIAGTGWFILYLILDILAVIVSLMLFMQPVVAAVTLVTLLAMFFVLFGIECIVIAFARRNI, from the coding sequence ATGTTAAATCGAAAGAGTTTTGGTTTTGACTGGGGACAGTTTATCACTGGTATTTTATTCCTGATCGCTGCTTTTGTGGTTTTACGCTATCCGTTAGCCACTTTAAAAACCGTTACCTTTATTTTTGCGGTCGTGGCGATTATTCGTGGCATTGCGATTCTTGCCGGTTATTCCACCTTGCGCCAGTTTACAGGTAAGTTAGCGTGGATTTCCTTACTGATGGGGATTTTTGATCTCGTTATCGGGTTGGTTTTCCTGTTAAATGCCGGCTTTGGGATGGCAACGATTACCATGATGTTTGCAATTTGGTTCTTGGTTGATTCTGTCGGGTCATTATTTAACGTCGGCCATCTGCGCATTGCCGGTACCGGCTGGTTCATTTTATATTTGATTTTGGACATTCTGGCGGTGATTGTTTCGCTGATGCTATTCATGCAGCCGGTTGTTGCAGCAGTCACCTTAGTCACACTGTTGGCAATGTTCTTCGTCTTATTCGGAATCGAATGTATCGTGATTGCGTTCGCCCGGCGGAATATTTAA
- the uvrB gene encoding excinuclease ABC subunit UvrB produces MIERIADRKFDLVSPYKPAGDQPQAIAKLTKGFEEGKKAQILLGATGTGKTFTMSNIIANLNKPTLILSHNKTLAGQLYGEFKEFFPHNAVEYFVSYYDYYQPEAYVPSTDTYIEKDSAINDEIDKLRHSATSALLERNDVIVVASVSSIFGLGDPHEYKNHVLSLRTGMTIDRNTLLRQLVDIQFDRNDIDFQRGRFRVRGDVVEIFPASRDDHAIRVEFFGDEIDRITEVDALTGEVIGTRDHVAIFPATHFMTSDEQMERAIKSISAELEDRLKVLRGENKLLEAQRLEQRTNYDIEMMREMGFTSGIENYSRHMDGRKPGEPPYTLLDFFPKDFTIMVDESHVTMPQVKGMYNGDRARKQMLINYGFRLPSALDNRPLKIDEFEKHVKRILYVSATPGPYELSRVPKEDIAEQIIRPTGLLDPKIEVRPVMGQIDDLVGEINKRIDAHERVFITTLTKKMAEDLTDYLKDMGIKVRYLHSDIKTLERTQIIRDLRLGKFDVLIGINLLREGIDVPEVSLIAILDADKEGFLRAERSLIQTIGRASRNEHGKVIMYADKVTDSMKAAIDETRRRRAIQEKFNEEHHIQPKTIIKPIRAAISTYEQSDDEKADAKKTFAEVDYEDMSKADKKELVANLRSQMQAAAKKLDFEQAASLRDTILELQADMS; encoded by the coding sequence ATGATTGAACGAATTGCTGATCGTAAATTTGATTTGGTTTCGCCTTATAAGCCAGCCGGGGACCAGCCCCAGGCGATTGCTAAGCTGACTAAGGGGTTTGAAGAAGGTAAAAAGGCGCAAATTCTGTTAGGTGCAACCGGGACCGGGAAGACGTTTACGATGAGCAATATCATCGCTAACTTGAACAAACCGACTTTGATTTTATCGCATAATAAAACGTTGGCTGGTCAGCTGTATGGTGAGTTTAAGGAGTTTTTCCCACATAACGCGGTTGAGTACTTCGTGTCTTATTACGATTATTACCAACCTGAAGCCTATGTGCCTAGCACGGACACTTATATTGAAAAAGACAGTGCCATTAATGATGAGATTGATAAATTGCGGCATAGCGCTACCAGTGCGTTGCTTGAGCGTAATGACGTGATTGTCGTTGCTTCGGTATCTTCTATCTTTGGCTTGGGTGATCCGCATGAATATAAGAACCATGTGTTATCGTTGCGGACTGGGATGACCATTGACCGAAATACGTTGTTGCGGCAATTAGTAGATATTCAGTTTGATCGTAACGATATTGATTTTCAACGCGGTCGTTTTCGGGTACGGGGAGATGTGGTGGAAATTTTCCCGGCCAGTCGTGATGATCACGCCATCCGCGTTGAATTTTTCGGTGATGAAATTGATCGGATTACCGAAGTCGATGCTTTGACGGGTGAAGTGATTGGTACGCGAGATCATGTTGCCATTTTCCCGGCCACTCATTTCATGACGAGCGATGAACAGATGGAACGCGCAATTAAGAGTATTTCTGCAGAACTCGAGGATCGCTTAAAAGTGTTGCGCGGTGAAAACAAGCTTCTAGAAGCCCAACGGTTAGAGCAGCGTACTAATTATGATATTGAAATGATGCGCGAAATGGGCTTTACCAGTGGGATTGAAAATTACTCGCGCCACATGGATGGTCGGAAACCCGGAGAACCGCCGTATACGTTGCTCGACTTTTTCCCGAAAGACTTTACGATTATGGTTGATGAAAGTCACGTTACGATGCCACAGGTTAAAGGCATGTATAATGGCGATCGGGCCCGGAAACAGATGTTGATTAATTATGGGTTCCGTCTGCCAAGTGCCTTGGACAATCGACCTTTGAAGATTGATGAGTTTGAAAAACATGTCAAACGGATTCTTTATGTGAGCGCAACGCCAGGACCTTATGAACTGAGTCGCGTTCCTAAAGAAGATATTGCTGAACAGATTATTCGACCGACCGGGTTGTTGGATCCTAAAATCGAAGTGCGTCCGGTGATGGGTCAGATTGATGATCTGGTTGGCGAGATCAACAAGCGGATTGATGCGCATGAACGAGTCTTCATCACAACGTTAACTAAGAAAATGGCGGAAGATTTAACCGACTATCTTAAGGATATGGGAATTAAAGTCCGTTATTTGCATAGCGACATTAAGACGCTTGAACGAACCCAGATTATTCGTGATTTGCGGCTAGGTAAGTTTGATGTATTGATCGGGATTAACCTTTTGCGTGAAGGGATTGATGTACCGGAAGTATCATTAATTGCGATTCTGGATGCCGATAAGGAAGGCTTCTTGCGGGCAGAGCGTTCGCTGATTCAGACGATTGGCCGGGCATCGCGTAATGAACATGGTAAAGTCATTATGTACGCTGACAAGGTCACGGATTCGATGAAAGCCGCGATTGATGAAACTCGGCGGCGACGGGCAATTCAAGAGAAGTTTAACGAAGAACATCACATCCAACCCAAGACGATCATCAAACCAATTCGGGCGGCTATTTCAACCTATGAACAATCGGATGACGAAAAAGCCGATGCAAAGAAGACTTTTGCTGAAGTTGATTACGAAGATATGAGTAAAGCGGATAAGAAAGAACTGGTTGCCAACCTCCGTTCACAGATGCAGGCGGCGGCCAAAAAGTTGGACTTTGAGCAGGCAGCTTCTTTGCGCGATACGATTTTGGAATTGCAAGCGGATATGTCTTGA